The window TCTACATGAATGTAATTCTGCATTCAAAAGTACTGTATTATGTAGAAGACAGTAAACAACTTCATTTTCCCAAGAAAACAAGTCATAGAAGACAGAGCCTAGTAATGACATATGTATGCAAGGCTCAATAGAGTAATTCAGAGAATCTGGATTTTGTACCCTTTAATGATGTGTACTCGGAATGCTAGAGTTTTACCTCCAGTCTGTCAGGCTGTAGTAACACTTATTCCATCTGGGGAATTGGTTGTGTGCAGCTTACCGTGAAATATAGCTTCTAGGAGAGACCATTTCATTACGACGAGTTGTTCTTACCTCAAACCGACAGTATGTCCGTGTCCCAGAGGTCTTGACCTATGATGCTGTGTTGCCCTGTACCAGGATGCTCCAAAAAAGTAAATGCTATTTTTGACGTTTTACTTGTGTTGTCGATGCCTGATTGCATGTCCCGTCTGAGTCACCCCTTTCTGTCTGGTCTGGTTAGTTTGGTTCATAACCTTCATGTGAAACACTTTACCAGTAATACATTGAACCTGACAATTTGTGGTGTTTCAGGGATATACGTTAtttcagtggttcccaacctttttcggttactgtaccacaaactgaattttgctctgcccggagtacccctgaagtaccccctcttgtgcattttaccagtaggcctatggtctcatgagtcttctcaagtaccccctgtggataggccaagtacccctaggggtcctagtacccctggttgggaaccactgtgttATTGGAACCAAGTTGACTGATGATTGACTCATGAGTCATTGCTGACTGAGCTCGCCTTTGAGCATATATCAGTTAATGAGACGTTTCTTGCATGAAGCAACACTAATTCTAAGAGCTGAAAAGACCACAATGACACTTCCACTATGTTGTCAGTGGATCTTCATGGGTGAATGGCTATAGACACCTGAAGGACCTTAATTAGCTGAATACAACAAGACAAAGTATAACTAAATTAACCCTGCCTATTTGTAATGTTTTCTGGCCAGTTGCCTTAGGTCTGACTTATCTCAGCTCTGTGAGAATGCCTCTGCTGAGGAGGAGAAATTTCGTTGGCAGCCAGAATTGCAAATGTGAGCACTTTCGAAGATGTCAGGACAGACAGGTTGCTGCACTGAACTCTTCACTTGACACTCAGCAGATATAGGGCACACAGAATGTGTAATCCGACGACCTGTGTGTTTGATTTTGTTGTGGTCAAGTTTAGTATAGAAAATCAATGTTCATTTTAGCAGCCGTCTGAGGTCATAGATTGTTTAACAAGTCACTGGGGGATTGAGGATACACATGCCCTGTTGGACATGGTGCATGCTTACTGTAACCCATGCAAAGATGCTTGAAATGTTAGCAGAATGTTAGAGTTGTACATTGACCTAACATGATTAGCAGTTGTTCCCATTGCAACATAGCCATTGCAGCATAGCCTTATTAAATTACATTCACGCGAGCTACATGGTATAGCTCCAACCTCATTTACTCTATTCTGAATTTGGAAAAGCTCAGCACATTACAGCCATGTCATGGTAATTTGCATTTTGCCCACAGCAATATTGGATCAGTGTCATTTCTTAGGCTCATTGGCGTGTGTACTCACTTCTCATCATGTTTTACCATTCTCTTTCATATGGTACAGTAGCTATTATTGATGTGACACTGTTGCTTTCTGCCCTGTTAAAAACCTTTCAACCTGTATAGGTAAATATCAAATAGCCTACATTGTGATCCAGCGCTCCTTAAACACAGCCATATCATCGAACTGATTCATCAGACATGGCGTCACAGGAAAGAAGAAACATAAAGAAGCTGGTGTACATTTATTAGAGATTCCCTAGTGAATCCTTTAAGTGCTTCAAACAGTGTTCTCCTTTGAAATCACTCTGCTGAAACCTATTTAAATGCTTTTGTCATACACATCTATCTTTTCAAAGTTAGAGTATTGTATGTAAGCTTTTTTCTCACActgtctctctttttcctcttcgctctcgctctctttctgcaGCAGCGGCCTGCGAGGCAGTCCCTGAGTGCCTGTATGTGTCGAGAGTCCCACTGGCGCTGCCTTCTGCTCTCCCTGCTGATGTACAGCTGCCTGGGCGCTGTGGCTTGGTGCCAGCTCACCCGAGTCACCAAGCTCAGCTTCGACTCATCTGTCACATCCCTGACCTCCATTTCCTCACTCGAGGGGGTTGGCATGGGAGGACGCTCTATGATTTACCATGACAGCCCCTGCTCTGACGGCTATGTGTACATCCCTCTGGCCTTCCTGTTCATGCTCTATGTCGTCTACCTGGTAGAGTGCTGGCACTGCCGGTCTCGTAGTGAGCTACAGTGTAAGGCTGATGTGGATAGCGTGTATGAGCAGGTATTGAGGATGCGACAGGCCCGTCCGTGTGTTTGGTGGAAGGCCATAAGTTATCATTTTGTTCGGAGGACCAGACAGGTGACCCGCTACCGGAACGGCGAAGCCTACACCACCACCCAGGTCTACCATGAGCGGGTCAACACACACGTGGGTGAGGGAGAGTTTGAATACAGTCGCTGTGGTATGCAGGACGTCTCACGAGATCTACGTGGACTGGAGAGCCACCCGGCAACGAGACTTCGTTTCACCAAGTGCTTCAGTTTCACTGGGGCTGGACCAGAAAATAATTACCTCAACCAACGTGCCAGGTTCTTCTCAGAGATTGAGGGTttggatgactacatggaggctCGAGAAGGGATGCAACTGAAAAACGTGGACTTTAAAGAGCATCTGATAGCCTACGTGGACCCTGACCGGTTGCCCTGGTATACTTCTCAGGTGGCTTTCTGGTTCGCTGCTCTGCTCATGCTGTCCTGGCCCCTGAGGGTGTTTATAGAGTACCGTACAGCTTTTCTGCACTACCATGTTGAGAAGCTCTTTGGGCTGGAGTACAGCCACAGCAGCCCCTCTCCAATAGAGGAGGTTCCCATCAGGAGTGGTCTCCCTCGGGTAGATACCGTGGACAGCACTGAGCTGGAGTGGCACATCCGCTCCAACCGCCAGTTGATCCCCAGCTACTCAGAGGCCATGCTGATGAACCTGGCGTCTTCAGACTCTGGTACAGCTGATGAAATCAGGTCCTCTAACTGCTTCCTGCTGGACAGCCACCCAGCCCAGAGCTATGGCACGCTGGTGCAGGACTGTGAGCACTGCTGCCAGCTGCAGGGTGAGGTTGGACAGAGGCGGGCCACCACCAGCTCCAGCTGTTCCTCCATCTTCTCCCGTCATGCCTTTCACTCCCGCCTATCCCTGGACACCTCACGCTTCTCACTGTGCCGCATGTACGGCTCTCTGCGCACCGTGGGCCTGTggaggagccgcagcagcacactgACTGACCGCTGCTGTGTGGACGAGCAGTGCTGCAATTCCTATTCCAGCCAGCTGGCTCTCAACGAGAGCCCACCCACCTACCGGGACGCACACTTCTTCCCCGTCCTCATTGTGCACCGGCCCGAGGGCTGCGGTAGTGGTGACTCCACCACAGAGGTGCGTCGGTACTATGTCCACCGGGGGTCCTGCTGCCTGGAGACCTCACTCTGAGGGACCAAGAGACATTTGACTGATTCAGTAACAATATATTCCAAATAAGAGGTTGTGAGAGTCCAAGAGCATACAAAGACACTGTTCTTTTGACAGCACTGAAAGTGTGTTACTCACTATAGGTGAATGGTTCAACATGTTTTATAAATTCTATTGTTATTAGAAAGTATTGACTGTATTTCAAAGGTTCTTGTAAAACTGATGTCTAAGTTGCTGACAGAGTTTTTGACTTTCTTCCAATCACAAAGATAATTTTCCGTTAGGACCTCTGGATGTTGCATTGCTTTTATTGATACTTGAATTCTGACACTTCAATCACCATTAATTTAATGATGTTTTGTCTCCCTGTGCCTAGTCAATAGATTTAAAAAATGTTAGTCTGCTGTGAATATTCCAGATATTACATGTACCTTTTCAAatgttaaaaaacaacaacactattGAAGTCACACATATATCTATTTATGTGAGAGTTTGAATAATATGAATTATTAATTATAatctattattattaatattaataatattaataatttgTTACAACAAATGCAAGCTAGGTTCAAAAGCTAACATAAGCATCCATGCCTATAGTCTCAAGGGAGCATGTTGAGATACTTACTCCAATTCTCAAAGTTAGTTTAAAAGGTGAATTGTAATCTATTTGTGAGTCCAAAGCAGTTCAATTATTGATACAGATTATTTTAATAGAAATCATGATGAGATAATATTGCTTTATAAATTAGAATTATATTGCAAAATAACTTGATTGGATTAAATCTGGAGTTTGAACAAAGTGATTGACAACATTTTAAAAGCATACAGAGAGCAATAAAGAAATTGTGCCGTTTTAAATGGCAGTGACTGTTAATAAAAAGGCATCTAACAAAATCATGTATTTTGTGTAAGCATAAAATATCTGTTGGTTGTTGTTACATTGCTGCTACATTCACAAAGACATGAACAAAGCTATCCCTGGCAAACTCTCAGCTGCTTTGTTGCCATGACAACTAATGGTCAACAGCTGTTAGCAGCATTGGAGGTGGTGATTCTTCCTGGATTATGTCTAGGTTGAAGATAACATTAtagatataatatatatatatagatataatatatatatata is drawn from Coregonus clupeaformis isolate EN_2021a chromosome 25, ASM2061545v1, whole genome shotgun sequence and contains these coding sequences:
- the LOC121538758 gene encoding transmembrane protein 151B-like, with amino-acid sequence MLSCPDSSMFSPDLETDTTAEDTAPNTPNDGDDAPASIDVLEEQRPARQSLSACMCRESHWRCLLLSLLMYSCLGAVAWCQLTRVTKLSFDSSVTSLTSISSLEGVGMGGRSMIYHDSPCSDGYVYIPLAFLFMLYVVYLVECWHCRSRSELQCKADVDSVYEQVLRMRQARPCVWWKAISYHFVRRTRQVTRYRNGEAYTTTQVYHERVNTHVGEGEFEYSRCGMQDVSRDLRGLESHPATRLRFTKCFSFTGAGPENNYLNQRARFFSEIEGLDDYMEAREGMQLKNVDFKEHLIAYVDPDRLPWYTSQVAFWFAALLMLSWPLRVFIEYRTAFLHYHVEKLFGLEYSHSSPSPIEEVPIRSGLPRVDTVDSTELEWHIRSNRQLIPSYSEAMLMNLASSDSGTADEIRSSNCFLLDSHPAQSYGTLVQDCEHCCQLQGEVGQRRATTSSSCSSIFSRHAFHSRLSLDTSRFSLCRMYGSLRTVGLWRSRSSTLTDRCCVDEQCCNSYSSQLALNESPPTYRDAHFFPVLIVHRPEGCGSGDSTTEVRRYYVHRGSCCLETSL